One stretch of Campylobacter sp. CNRCH_2014_0184h DNA includes these proteins:
- the pglA gene encoding N,N'-diacetylbacillosaminyl-diphospho-undecaprenol alpha-1,3-N-acetylgalactosaminyltransferase, with the protein MKIGILTHSAMSVYYFRLALIRALEKNDHEVIIITPKDDFAIKLQELGYKVCFYDLARSSVNPLVVFKNLLSLKNTLKSLNLDLLQTSAHKSNTTGIIAAKMAGIKYTFGLVEGLGSFYIDDDFKSKLVRMSINLLYKISFKLANGFIFVNESNALFMKNLGLKEEKIKIIKSVGLNLKQFLPLKISTEEKQAFLKEHNMPNKPIVLMISRALWHKGIKEFYEASQILKDKANFVLVGGRDDNKSCAPLEFLNSNDVFYLGARSDIAHLLNLCDIFVLPSYKEGYPRTVLEAQACKKACVVSDAEGCIEAVDNAIDGLICKCKDSKDLAEKIAVLLEDEKLKNTLAQNAFLRAQNYDENIIALKYLDFYRGFINV; encoded by the coding sequence ATGAAAATAGGAATTTTAACCCATAGCGCAATGAGTGTGTATTATTTTCGTCTTGCACTCATTAGGGCTTTAGAAAAAAATGATCATGAAGTTATAATCATCACTCCAAAAGATGATTTTGCTATTAAATTACAAGAATTAGGCTATAAGGTTTGTTTTTATGATTTAGCTAGATCAAGCGTTAATCCTTTAGTCGTTTTTAAAAATCTACTTAGTTTAAAAAATACACTCAAAAGTTTAAATTTAGATCTTTTACAAACAAGTGCTCACAAAAGCAATACAACAGGTATCATAGCAGCTAAAATGGCAGGCATTAAATACACTTTTGGTTTGGTTGAAGGCTTAGGAAGTTTTTATATAGATGATGATTTTAAAAGCAAATTAGTAAGAATGAGTATTAATTTACTTTATAAAATTTCTTTTAAACTTGCTAATGGTTTTATTTTTGTCAATGAAAGCAATGCTTTATTTATGAAAAATTTAGGCTTAAAAGAAGAAAAAATCAAAATCATCAAATCCGTAGGGCTAAATTTAAAACAATTTTTACCTTTAAAAATTAGCACAGAAGAAAAACAAGCTTTTTTAAAAGAACACAATATGCCCAATAAGCCTATCGTTTTAATGATTTCAAGAGCGCTTTGGCATAAAGGTATTAAAGAATTTTATGAAGCAAGTCAAATTTTAAAAGATAAGGCAAATTTTGTTTTGGTAGGTGGAAGGGATGATAATAAATCTTGTGCACCATTAGAATTTTTAAACTCAAATGATGTTTTTTATCTTGGCGCAAGAAGTGATATTGCACATTTATTAAATTTATGCGATATTTTTGTTTTACCAAGCTATAAAGAAGGCTATCCAAGAACGGTTTTAGAAGCACAAGCTTGTAAAAAAGCATGCGTGGTAAGTGATGCTGAGGGTTGCATTGAGGCAGTGGATAATGCCATAGATGGTTTAATTTGTAAATGCAAAGATAGTAAAGATTTAGCCGAAAAAATCGCAGTTTTATTAGAAGATGAAAAACTAAAAAATACTTTAGCACAAAATGCTTTTCTTAGAGCACAAAATTATGATGAAAATATCATAGCTTTGAAATATCTTGACTTTTATAGGGGTTTTATAAATGTATAA
- the pglC gene encoding undecaprenyl phosphate N,N'-diacetylbacillosamine 1-phosphate transferase — protein sequence MYKNGLKRVFDFFLALILLIIFLPFIVLIGIVLKIVQGSVLFKQARPGLNEKIFYIYKFKTMSDETNENGELLPDELRLKPFGKLVRSLSLDELPQLFNVLKGDMSFIGPRPLLVEYLPLYNQEQKKRHDVRPGITGWAQINGRNAISWEQKFKYDVEYVQNCSFLFDLKIFFMTIIKVLKRSGVNKEGVATTDKFNGHN from the coding sequence ATGTATAAAAATGGTTTAAAACGTGTTTTTGACTTTTTTTTGGCTTTGATTTTATTGATTATTTTTTTACCCTTTATAGTGCTTATAGGTATTGTTTTAAAAATCGTTCAAGGAAGTGTGCTTTTTAAACAAGCAAGACCAGGATTAAATGAAAAAATTTTTTATATTTATAAATTTAAAACCATGAGTGATGAAACCAATGAAAATGGAGAATTACTTCCTGATGAATTACGCCTAAAGCCTTTTGGTAAGCTAGTTAGAAGCTTGAGCTTAGATGAATTACCACAGCTTTTTAATGTATTAAAAGGCGATATGAGCTTCATAGGCCCAAGACCTTTACTTGTAGAATACTTGCCTTTATACAATCAAGAACAAAAAAAACGCCACGATGTAAGACCAGGCATTACAGGTTGGGCGCAAATCAATGGACGCAATGCTATTTCTTGGGAGCAAAAATTTAAATATGATGTAGAATATGTACAAAATTGCTCTTTTTTATTTGATCTTAAAATCTTTTTTATGACCATTATTAAAGTTTTAAAAAGAAGTGGGGTTAATAAAGAAGGAGTAGCTACAACGGATAAATTCAATGGGCACAACTAA
- the pglD gene encoding UDP-N-acetylbacillosamine N-acetyltransferase encodes MGTTKSIYIYGSSGHGLVCADVARNLGYEKIVFLDDNKGLKYHSDLEKHDMFIAIGANSIREKLFKKAKDDGFRLVNLIHKSAIISPSAFLDDEGILIMPNVVVNAKASIAKGVILNTACVIEHECFVDEFSHISVGAKLTGNVKIGKRCFLGVNSSVIPCISLNDDITLGAGAVVVKNLTSKGIYAGVPAKKIKEVK; translated from the coding sequence ATGGGCACAACTAAAAGTATTTATATATATGGTTCTAGTGGGCATGGTTTAGTCTGTGCCGATGTAGCTAGAAATTTAGGATATGAAAAAATCGTCTTTTTGGATGATAATAAAGGCTTAAAATATCACTCCGACTTAGAAAAACACGATATGTTTATTGCTATTGGTGCAAACTCTATTAGAGAAAAACTTTTCAAAAAAGCAAAAGATGATGGATTTAGATTAGTTAATTTGATACACAAAAGTGCTATTATTAGCCCAAGTGCTTTTTTAGATGATGAGGGTATTTTGATCATGCCAAATGTCGTAGTTAATGCTAAAGCTAGTATAGCAAAAGGTGTGATTTTAAATACTGCTTGTGTGATTGAGCATGAGTGTTTTGTAGATGAGTTTAGCCATATTAGCGTTGGAGCTAAACTAACAGGAAATGTAAAAATAGGAAAACGTTGTTTTTTAGGAGTTAATTCAAGTGTTATTCCTTGTATAAGTTTAAATGATGATATAACTTTAGGTGCGGGAGCGGTTGTGGTTAAAAACTTAACTTCTAAAGGCATTTATGCTGGAGTTCCTGCTAAGAAAATAAAGGAGGTAAAATGA
- the pglE gene encoding UDP-N-acetylbacillosamine transaminase: MRFFLSAPHMSGKELEYIHKAFESNYIAPLGEFVNALEQSIKDYTKSSNALALNAATAAIHLALRVLGIKEGDVVLASSFTFIASVAPISYMNATPVFIDCDETYNLDVNLLKKAIKESPKKPKALILTHLYGNASKMDEIIQICKENEIFLIEDAAEALGSFYKNKALGTFGDFGIYSFNGNKIITTGGGGMLVSENHANLEKARFYSTQARENCLHYEHKEYGYNYRMSNILGAIGTAQMEVLEERVSKKREIYSWYKEFLSGTFTFLDELENTKSNRWLSTALLDFDLNKLNTYEKHCICENKNVQIQDKILKIIQVLKDNKIESRPLWKPMHLQELYKGCDAYLNGNSEFFFSNGICLPSATTMSKADVEEVSTLILNTLKD; encoded by the coding sequence ATGAGATTTTTTCTATCAGCGCCACATATGAGCGGAAAAGAATTAGAATACATACATAAAGCTTTTGAAAGTAATTATATAGCACCTTTGGGTGAGTTTGTTAATGCCTTAGAACAAAGTATTAAAGATTATACAAAAAGCTCTAATGCACTTGCTCTAAATGCAGCCACTGCAGCCATTCATCTAGCTTTAAGAGTTTTGGGCATCAAAGAAGGCGATGTGGTTTTAGCTTCAAGTTTTACTTTTATTGCTTCAGTAGCGCCTATTTCTTACATGAATGCTACGCCTGTGTTTATTGATTGTGATGAAACTTATAATTTAGATGTCAATTTATTAAAAAAAGCTATCAAAGAAAGTCCTAAAAAGCCAAAAGCTCTCATTTTAACACACCTTTATGGTAATGCTTCTAAAATGGATGAGATTATCCAAATTTGTAAAGAAAATGAGATTTTTTTAATCGAAGATGCTGCTGAAGCTTTGGGAAGTTTTTACAAAAATAAAGCTTTAGGTACTTTTGGGGATTTTGGAATATATTCTTTCAATGGTAATAAAATCATCACAACAGGTGGTGGTGGCATGCTTGTGAGTGAAAATCATGCTAATCTTGAAAAAGCAAGATTTTATAGTACCCAAGCTAGAGAAAATTGCCTTCATTATGAGCATAAAGAATATGGCTATAATTATAGAATGAGTAATATCTTAGGTGCAATCGGCACTGCTCAAATGGAAGTTTTAGAAGAAAGAGTGAGTAAAAAGCGTGAAATTTATAGCTGGTATAAAGAATTTTTAAGTGGCACCTTTACTTTTTTAGATGAGCTTGAAAATACCAAGTCAAATCGCTGGCTAAGTACTGCTTTACTTGATTTTGATTTAAATAAACTTAATACTTATGAAAAACATTGTATATGTGAAAATAAAAATGTTCAAATTCAAGATAAAATTTTAAAAATCATACAAGTTTTAAAAGATAATAAAATCGAAAGTCGTCCGCTTTGGAAACCTATGCATTTACAAGAACTTTACAAAGGTTGCGATGCTTACTTAAATGGTAATAGTGAGTTTTTCTTTAGCAATGGAATTTGTCTTCCAAGCGCAACTACTATGAGTAAAGCTGATGTAGAGGAAGTTTCTACTTTAATCTTAAATACCTTAAAGGACTAA
- the pglF gene encoding UDP-N-acetylglucosamine 4,6-dehydratase (configuration-retaining), translated as MDYKSKRLGFFLGADILLFVISIYLSFSLRFSADIPSEFYEGMFKSAVILILLKIIFLAFFRIYQVAWRFFSLNEARKLVIALALAELVFLAIYYFYDDFFNPFPRSVIGIDFVLSCMLIGSLRISKRMIVDFRKPKYNEEHPCIVVGATSKALHLLKGAKEGSLGLFPVAVVDERKNLIGTYCDKFIVEEKEAIRKYTAEGIHTAIIALKLEQEELKKLFDELIAYGINDIKLFSFTQNEARDISIEDLLARKPKDLDNACVIDFIKDKIVLVSGAGGTIGSELCKQCIKFGAKHLIMLDHSEYNLYKINEELSLHKEKIEPIMMSILDKEALEKLLQEKNIDLILHAAAYKHVPLCEQNPHSAILNNIIGTKNLIDLAKTYKVAKFVMISTDKAVRPTNIMGCTKRICELYALSSSCENFEVACVRFGNVLGSSGSVIPKFKAQIAANEPLTLTHPDIVRYFMLVDEAVQLVLQAAAIAKGGELFVLDMGEPVKIMDLAKKMLLLSNKKLEIKITGLRKGEKLYEELLIHEDDLKTQYESIFVTTSEIKDLKILNQEIERLLQSTDPAKVLKEIVPEFNHNKNGE; from the coding sequence ATGGATTATAAAAGCAAACGCTTAGGATTTTTTTTAGGCGCTGATATTTTACTTTTTGTTATAAGTATTTATTTGTCTTTTTCTTTACGCTTTAGTGCAGACATCCCGAGTGAATTTTATGAAGGTATGTTTAAAAGTGCTGTGATTTTAATTTTGCTTAAAATCATTTTTCTAGCTTTTTTTAGAATTTATCAGGTTGCTTGGAGATTTTTTTCACTTAATGAAGCGCGTAAATTAGTCATCGCTTTAGCTTTAGCTGAACTTGTATTTTTAGCAATTTATTATTTTTATGATGATTTTTTTAATCCTTTTCCAAGAAGCGTTATAGGAATAGACTTCGTTTTATCTTGTATGTTAATTGGAAGTTTGCGTATAAGCAAAAGAATGATAGTTGATTTTAGAAAGCCAAAATATAATGAAGAACATCCTTGTATAGTAGTTGGTGCTACTTCAAAGGCTTTGCATTTATTAAAAGGAGCTAAAGAAGGGAGCTTAGGACTTTTTCCTGTAGCTGTGGTAGATGAGCGTAAAAATTTAATAGGTACTTATTGTGATAAATTTATAGTTGAAGAAAAAGAAGCAATTAGAAAATATACCGCTGAAGGTATTCATACTGCTATTATTGCTTTAAAACTTGAGCAAGAAGAACTTAAAAAGCTTTTTGATGAGCTTATTGCTTATGGGATTAATGATATAAAACTTTTTTCTTTTACGCAAAATGAAGCAAGAGATATAAGCATTGAAGATTTATTAGCGCGTAAGCCAAAAGATTTAGATAATGCTTGTGTGATTGATTTTATCAAAGATAAAATAGTTTTAGTTAGTGGAGCTGGTGGAACTATAGGAAGTGAGCTTTGTAAACAATGTATTAAATTTGGTGCAAAACACTTAATCATGCTTGATCATAGCGAGTATAATTTATATAAAATCAATGAAGAATTAAGCTTACATAAAGAAAAAATCGAGCCTATTATGATGAGTATATTAGACAAAGAAGCTTTAGAAAAACTTTTACAAGAAAAAAACATAGATTTGATTTTACACGCAGCAGCCTACAAGCACGTGCCTTTGTGTGAGCAAAATCCACATTCAGCTATTTTAAATAATATCATAGGTACTAAAAATTTAATCGATCTTGCAAAAACTTACAAGGTTGCTAAATTTGTTATGATAAGCACTGATAAAGCTGTAAGACCAACTAATATCATGGGTTGTACAAAAAGAATTTGTGAGCTTTATGCGCTAAGTTCAAGTTGTGAAAATTTTGAAGTAGCTTGTGTGCGTTTTGGTAATGTTTTAGGCTCAAGTGGAAGTGTCATACCTAAATTTAAAGCTCAAATTGCAGCTAATGAACCACTTACTCTTACTCATCCTGATATAGTGCGTTATTTTATGCTTGTGGATGAAGCTGTGCAACTTGTTTTACAAGCTGCTGCTATTGCTAAAGGTGGAGAATTATTTGTACTTGATATGGGTGAACCTGTTAAAATCATGGATTTAGCTAAAAAAATGCTTTTACTTTCTAATAAAAAGTTAGAAATTAAAATCACTGGACTAAGAAAAGGTGAAAAACTTTACGAAGAGCTTTTAATCCATGAAGATGATTTGAAAACTCAATATGAAAGTATATTTGTTACCACTAGTGAAATTAAAGATTTAAAAATTTTAAATCAAGAAATAGAAAGATTACTCCAAAGCACAGATCCTGCAAAAGTTTTAAAGGAAATTGTGCCTGAGTTTAATCACAATAAAAATGGAGAGTGA
- a CDS encoding chemotaxis response regulator CheY, whose protein sequence is MKLLVVDDSSTMRRIIKNTLVRLGHKDVLEAEHGVEAWDLLSQNDDIKILITDWNMPEMNGLELVKKVRAEEKYADMPIIMVTTEGGKAEVITALKAGVNNYIVKPFTPQVLKEKLEDVLGTNEG, encoded by the coding sequence GTGAAGTTATTAGTAGTTGATGATAGTTCTACCATGAGAAGAATAATCAAAAACACTCTTGTAAGATTAGGCCACAAAGATGTTTTAGAAGCTGAACATGGAGTTGAAGCTTGGGATTTGCTTTCACAAAATGATGACATAAAAATTTTAATTACTGACTGGAATATGCCTGAAATGAATGGCTTAGAATTAGTAAAAAAAGTAAGAGCGGAAGAAAAATATGCTGATATGCCTATTATCATGGTAACTACAGAAGGTGGTAAGGCAGAAGTTATCACAGCTTTAAAAGCAGGTGTAAATAACTATATTGTAAAACCTTTTACACCTCAAGTATTAAAAGAAAAACTTGAAGATGTTTTAGGAACAAACGAAGGCTGA
- a CDS encoding 50S ribosomal protein L11 methyltransferase, producing the protein MQTHYYELFFQTDKEYLDLFLDLVFSLDIDAIEEKDDGVYIRSEEDIKLIQIALQSFHQKLCEKFNTKIYFHSTLEKKENKNWIEEYKKGVQALTIDNIHIHTTWQEAIQDKINIIIDPALAFGSGHHESTYTCIEFLQKYTDDSKFCLDVGCGSGILSIIMAKLGAKVQACDTDELAVVASKENVKLNQVSFDDIWVGSINKSLHKYDIVVANIIADILIILEKDLKEKTKEGGILILSGILNKYEERIKDKFKDLTLLECKHKGEWLSLAYKKETK; encoded by the coding sequence ATGCAAACACATTATTACGAACTTTTTTTTCAAACAGATAAGGAATATTTAGATTTATTCCTTGATCTTGTTTTTTCTCTAGATATAGATGCCATAGAAGAAAAGGATGATGGCGTTTATATACGATCAGAAGAAGATATAAAACTCATTCAAATAGCCTTGCAAAGCTTTCATCAAAAATTATGTGAAAAATTTAACACTAAGATTTATTTTCATTCTACTTTAGAAAAAAAAGAAAATAAAAACTGGATAGAAGAGTATAAAAAAGGCGTACAAGCTTTAACCATTGACAATATCCACATTCATACCACTTGGCAAGAAGCTATACAAGATAAAATCAATATTATTATAGACCCTGCCCTAGCTTTTGGCTCAGGACATCATGAAAGCACTTACACTTGTATAGAATTTTTACAAAAATACACAGATGATTCTAAATTTTGCTTAGATGTAGGCTGTGGAAGTGGGATTTTAAGTATCATCATGGCAAAGCTTGGAGCTAAAGTGCAAGCTTGTGATACAGACGAGCTAGCCGTAGTTGCAAGCAAGGAAAATGTAAAATTAAATCAAGTTAGCTTTGATGATATTTGGGTAGGTTCTATTAATAAAAGCTTACATAAATATGATATAGTTGTGGCAAATATCATTGCTGATATTTTAATCATACTAGAAAAAGATCTTAAAGAAAAAACCAAAGAAGGTGGAATTTTAATCTTATCTGGTATTTTAAACAAATATGAAGAAAGAATTAAAGATAAATTCAAAGATTTGACTTTGTTAGAATGTAAACACAAAGGAGAGTGGTTGAGTTTAGCTTACAAAAAGGAAACAAAATAA
- the ftsH gene encoding ATP-dependent zinc metalloprotease FtsH yields the protein MNKKPNEPKDNPNNNSFFNKNPIFIFAIFAIVMILLFKGFSDDGSMGIMGGENTKKVTYSELKTLIENNQIAQVNIGQTTIKAVSKAGNMAYITKKVPNDATFVPLLDSKGVSYGAFNESNWFIDILLSWVLPVFIFFGIWMFLASRMQKNMGGSILGIGSSKKLVNSEKPKVKFNDVAGVEEAKEEVKEIVDFLKYPERYINLGAKIPKGLLLVGPPGTGKTLLAKAVAGEADVPFFSVSGSSFIEMFVGVGASRVRDLFENAKKEAPAIVFIDEIDAIGKSRAASGMMGGNDEREQTLNQLLAEMDGFGTESSPVIVLAATNRPEVLDAALLRPGRFDRQVLVDKPDFKGRCDILKVHMKDVKISPEVKVEDIARLTAGLAGADLANIINEAALLAGRDSKKHVEQKDLVEAVERAIAGLEKKSRRINDKEKKIVTYHECGHALIAETTKGAKKVSKVSVIPRGLAALGYTLNTPEENKFLMQKHELLAEVDVLLGGRAAEEIFIKEISTGASNDLERATDIIKAMISMYGMSEIAGLMVLEKQRNTFLSGGQTIKDYSDKMAQDLDEYVKKTLDERYAGVKEILKTYSGAIEVMVQALYEEETIDGAKVREIIKNYEEENNLPTRLEEKEQEVTKDN from the coding sequence ATGAATAAAAAACCAAATGAACCAAAAGATAATCCAAACAATAATAGCTTTTTCAATAAAAACCCTATTTTTATTTTCGCTATTTTTGCCATTGTGATGATTCTTTTATTTAAAGGATTTTCAGATGATGGTAGCATGGGTATTATGGGCGGAGAAAATACCAAAAAAGTTACTTATTCTGAATTAAAAACTTTAATTGAAAACAATCAAATTGCCCAAGTTAACATAGGTCAAACTACCATAAAAGCAGTATCTAAAGCAGGAAATATGGCATATATTACCAAAAAAGTTCCAAATGATGCTACTTTTGTGCCTTTGCTTGATTCAAAAGGCGTTTCTTATGGAGCTTTTAACGAGAGTAATTGGTTTATAGATATCTTACTTTCTTGGGTTTTACCGGTATTTATTTTCTTTGGTATATGGATGTTTTTAGCTTCTCGTATGCAAAAAAATATGGGCGGATCCATACTTGGTATAGGAAGCTCTAAAAAGCTTGTAAATTCAGAAAAACCAAAAGTTAAATTCAATGATGTTGCAGGTGTTGAGGAAGCAAAAGAAGAAGTTAAAGAAATAGTTGATTTTCTAAAATATCCTGAAAGATATATCAATCTTGGCGCAAAAATTCCAAAAGGACTTTTGCTTGTAGGCCCTCCAGGTACAGGTAAAACTTTGCTCGCAAAAGCAGTGGCAGGCGAAGCTGATGTACCATTTTTTAGCGTCTCAGGTTCATCTTTCATAGAAATGTTTGTAGGTGTTGGAGCTAGTAGGGTTAGAGATTTATTTGAAAATGCTAAAAAAGAAGCTCCAGCTATTGTATTTATAGATGAAATTGATGCTATAGGCAAATCACGTGCAGCAAGTGGCATGATGGGTGGAAACGATGAAAGAGAGCAAACTTTAAATCAACTTCTAGCAGAAATGGATGGCTTTGGTACTGAAAGCTCGCCAGTAATCGTATTAGCAGCGACAAACCGTCCTGAAGTGCTTGATGCAGCATTACTTAGACCAGGACGTTTTGATAGACAAGTTTTAGTAGATAAGCCTGATTTTAAAGGCAGATGTGATATTTTAAAAGTTCATATGAAAGATGTTAAAATTTCACCTGAAGTAAAAGTAGAAGATATCGCAAGATTAACAGCAGGTCTTGCGGGTGCTGATTTAGCAAATATCATTAACGAAGCAGCTTTGCTTGCAGGTAGGGATTCTAAAAAACATGTAGAACAAAAAGACTTAGTTGAAGCAGTAGAAAGAGCTATAGCAGGACTTGAGAAAAAATCACGTAGAATTAATGATAAAGAGAAAAAAATCGTAACTTATCATGAATGTGGCCATGCTTTAATCGCTGAAACCACAAAAGGTGCTAAAAAAGTAAGTAAAGTTTCTGTTATACCGCGTGGTTTAGCAGCTTTAGGATATACACTCAATACTCCTGAAGAAAATAAATTTTTAATGCAAAAACATGAACTTTTGGCTGAAGTTGATGTGCTTTTAGGTGGGCGTGCAGCTGAAGAAATTTTCATTAAAGAAATTTCAACTGGTGCAAGCAATGACCTTGAGCGTGCAACTGATATCATAAAAGCTATGATTTCTATGTATGGTATGAGTGAAATTGCAGGTTTAATGGTGCTTGAAAAACAAAGAAATACTTTCTTAAGTGGCGGACAAACCATCAAAGATTATTCTGATAAAATGGCTCAAGATTTAGATGAGTATGTGAAGAAAACCTTAGATGAACGCTATGCGGGTGTAAAAGAAATTTTAAAAACTTATAGCGGTGCTATAGAAGTAATGGTACAAGCACTTTATGAAGAAGAAACTATTGATGGTGCTAAAGTAAGAGAGATTATTAAAAACTATGAAGAAGAAAACAATCTTCCAACGCGCTTAGAAGAAAAAGAGCAAGAAGTTACTAAGGATAACTAA
- a CDS encoding phosphatidylserine decarboxylase, whose product MKTNFIAKAGWNLLIILAIVFAIAQFIWGFSWLLWCIFILFACLFRASKIDYIADPNTIIAPIEGKIKCIKTSSYKELGECIEVQIINNIVHQGSIIAPLNMDIEETRPRHGLFLCPFMKNTNLMGERMLFLARSKGKQLALRVIFGALNRKVHIDDFGHHLNHGQNIGFMFDGSVSLLLPKDTRICVNENDKVRIGALIGYLNP is encoded by the coding sequence ATGAAAACAAATTTTATTGCAAAGGCTGGCTGGAATTTACTTATAATTCTAGCTATAGTTTTTGCAATAGCTCAATTTATATGGGGATTTTCTTGGCTTTTATGGTGTATTTTTATACTTTTTGCTTGCCTTTTTAGAGCTAGTAAAATCGATTATATAGCAGATCCAAATACTATCATAGCTCCCATAGAAGGAAAAATAAAATGCATTAAAACAAGCTCATATAAAGAGCTTGGCGAATGCATAGAAGTGCAAATTATAAATAATATCGTTCATCAAGGCAGCATCATAGCTCCACTTAATATGGATATAGAAGAAACTAGACCAAGACACGGACTTTTTTTATGTCCATTTATGAAAAATACAAATTTAATGGGCGAAAGAATGCTATTTTTAGCACGCTCTAAAGGCAAACAATTGGCATTACGCGTTATTTTTGGCGCCTTAAATAGAAAAGTTCATATTGATGATTTTGGTCATCATTTAAACCATGGACAAAATATAGGTTTTATGTTTGATGGCAGTGTGAGTTTATTGCTTCCAAAAGATACTAGAATTTGCGTAAATGAAAACGATAAAGTACGCATTGGTGCATTGATAGGGTATTTAAATCCATGA
- the pssA gene encoding CDP-diacylglycerol--serine O-phosphatidyltransferase encodes MNFKLIYILPNLFTAASIFLGIISVIASINQNFDKALIYIILSLICDGLDGRVARATNSTSKFGVEFDSLADLIAFGVAPAMLFYMSIGYEYDRFGSLIAGLFVVFGAIRLARFNVTTGTYEPSVFIGLPIPTAAVVSALWVSAYLYYDFLRDFSLMIVCIQMLLAFLMVSNIRYPSFKKIDLKRANVLKVLILLVILFSMLYLYFLESALIVASLYVLYGIIRSFFTLARKFKKD; translated from the coding sequence ATGAATTTTAAACTAATTTATATTTTACCTAATCTTTTTACAGCTGCTTCCATATTTTTAGGCATTATTTCAGTGATTGCTTCTATTAATCAAAATTTTGATAAAGCATTAATTTATATCATTTTATCATTAATTTGTGATGGCTTGGATGGACGCGTTGCAAGAGCTACTAATTCTACTTCTAAATTTGGAGTTGAGTTTGACTCACTAGCAGATTTAATAGCCTTTGGTGTTGCACCTGCTATGCTTTTTTATATGAGTATAGGTTATGAATATGATCGTTTTGGTTCCTTAATAGCTGGTTTATTTGTAGTTTTTGGCGCTATACGCTTAGCAAGATTTAATGTCACCACAGGTACTTATGAACCTTCAGTTTTTATAGGACTTCCTATACCAACAGCTGCAGTTGTAAGTGCTTTATGGGTAAGTGCTTATTTATATTATGATTTTTTACGTGATTTTTCTTTGATGATAGTATGTATTCAAATGCTTTTAGCTTTTTTAATGGTAAGCAATATAAGATATCCAAGTTTTAAAAAAATTGATTTAAAACGGGCAAATGTTTTAAAAGTATTAATCCTTTTAGTAATCTTATTTTCCATGCTTTATTTGTATTTTTTAGAAAGTGCGTTAATCGTCGCAAGCTTATATGTACTTTATGGAATCATTCGAAGCTTTTTTACTCTAGCTCGTAAATTTAAAAAAGATTAA
- a CDS encoding PepSY-associated TM helix domain-containing protein, protein MNKNKLFRQIHIYISLFFLPLAFLYAVTGFAYIAGFDGESGAKIQTQKVQAIIQEGAEAEFLIDFLKKNNLKLPSSLEPKLNKKGDGIELGTINYTASIVKIDENNYEIITKERSLLGNMILLHKDKGMWYFSVLGLAFALAMIILYISGLLITIIAIRKDRGKQIAVLGAGFVITLIIAYLSV, encoded by the coding sequence ATGAATAAAAACAAATTATTCAGACAAATTCACATTTACATTAGCTTATTTTTCTTACCACTAGCATTTTTATATGCTGTTACTGGTTTTGCTTATATAGCTGGTTTTGATGGGGAAAGTGGAGCTAAAATTCAAACTCAAAAAGTTCAAGCTATTATCCAAGAAGGCGCTGAAGCTGAATTTTTAATTGATTTTTTAAAGAAAAATAACTTAAAACTTCCTTCATCTTTAGAACCAAAACTTAACAAAAAAGGCGATGGAATAGAGCTTGGCACTATAAACTATACTGCAAGTATTGTCAAAATAGATGAAAATAATTATGAAATTATCACAAAAGAAAGAAGTTTACTTGGAAATATGATTTTACTTCACAAAGATAAAGGTATGTGGTATTTTTCTGTTCTTGGACTAGCTTTTGCACTTGCTATGATAATCCTTTATATTTCAGGACTTTTAATCACTATCATAGCTATACGCAAAGACAGGGGCAAACAAATCGCGGTTTTAGGTGCCGGTTTTGTTATAACTTTAATTATAGCTTATCTTAGTGTATAA